The Mesorhizobium koreense genome includes a window with the following:
- a CDS encoding 5-formyltetrahydrofolate cyclo-ligase, with protein sequence MGIGTADMARPETRLRQEAAAGEPTGWSEVAAWRHTTRARLLEQRTQMAAKERDARSARIAGALDRAIGRIAGRVVGVYWPIKGEPNLYPWIRKLAEKGVSFALPVVIRKGWPLEFRRWAPGDALERGFWNIPVPANGPAVLPDVLVAPLVGFDAERFRLGYGGGFYDRTIAAAANQPQLIGVGFERCRLPTIYPQPHDIRMDAIVTDA encoded by the coding sequence ATGGGCATCGGCACGGCGGATATGGCACGGCCCGAGACAAGACTCAGGCAGGAAGCGGCGGCTGGCGAGCCGACAGGCTGGAGCGAGGTCGCCGCCTGGCGCCACACGACGCGGGCGAGGCTCCTTGAGCAGCGAACGCAGATGGCGGCAAAGGAGAGGGATGCGCGGTCGGCCCGCATCGCGGGCGCTCTCGATCGTGCGATCGGGCGCATCGCCGGACGCGTGGTCGGTGTCTACTGGCCCATCAAGGGCGAGCCGAACCTCTATCCGTGGATCCGCAAGCTGGCCGAGAAGGGCGTCTCCTTCGCGTTGCCGGTAGTGATCCGCAAGGGATGGCCGCTTGAGTTCCGCCGCTGGGCACCTGGCGATGCGCTGGAACGCGGCTTCTGGAACATTCCGGTGCCGGCAAACGGCCCGGCGGTCCTTCCGGACGTGCTTGTCGCTCCGCTGGTCGGCTTCGACGCGGAGCGTTTCCGGCTCGGCTATGGCGGCGGCTTCTACGACCGGACGATAGCAGCCGCCGCGAACCAACCTCAACTGATCGGCGTGGGTTTCGAGCGTTGCCGCCTGCCGACCATCTACCCACAGCCACACGATATCCGCATGGACGCCATCGTGACCGATGCGTGA
- the truB gene encoding tRNA pseudouridine(55) synthase TruB, which yields MGRRGRKKGRPISGWLILDKPLDMGSTEAVSKVKWLFKAEKAGHAGTLDPLASGMLPIALGEATKTVPYVMDGAKIYRFTVAWGEERSTDDLEGEVTKRSDRRPTEAEVKALLPRYIGVIMQVPPKFSAVKIGGERAYDLARGGEEIDLPPREIEIGRLDLVACPDAGHSVFEIECGKGTYVRSLARDMGRDLGCYGHVSELRRAEVEPFTPDDLVTMEELETAAATSEEGADAAPSFAALDALLVDTVSALDCLPQVKVGDDAASRIRSGNPVILRGRDAPVEASEACVTAHGRLVAIGAIEAGMFKPKRVFSF from the coding sequence ATGGGGCGCCGCGGCAGGAAGAAGGGCAGGCCGATTTCCGGCTGGCTTATCCTCGATAAGCCCCTCGATATGGGATCGACAGAAGCCGTCTCGAAGGTGAAATGGCTGTTCAAGGCGGAGAAGGCCGGTCATGCGGGCACGCTCGACCCGCTGGCCTCCGGCATGCTGCCGATCGCGCTCGGCGAAGCGACGAAGACGGTTCCCTATGTCATGGACGGCGCCAAGATCTATCGCTTCACCGTCGCCTGGGGCGAGGAGCGCTCGACCGACGATCTCGAAGGCGAGGTTACGAAGCGCTCGGACAGGCGCCCCACCGAAGCGGAAGTGAAAGCGCTCCTGCCGCGCTATATCGGCGTCATCATGCAGGTTCCGCCGAAATTCTCAGCCGTGAAGATCGGCGGCGAACGGGCCTATGACCTCGCGCGCGGCGGCGAGGAGATCGATCTGCCGCCGCGCGAGATCGAGATCGGGCGGCTCGACCTCGTCGCGTGCCCGGATGCGGGCCATTCGGTCTTCGAGATCGAGTGTGGCAAGGGAACCTATGTCCGCTCGCTGGCGCGCGACATGGGCCGCGACCTCGGCTGCTACGGGCATGTCTCCGAACTGCGCCGGGCCGAGGTCGAGCCGTTTACGCCGGACGATCTGGTGACGATGGAGGAACTCGAGACGGCCGCGGCTACTTCCGAAGAGGGAGCGGATGCCGCGCCTTCCTTCGCCGCGCTCGACGCCTTGCTGGTCGACACGGTCTCAGCGCTGGACTGTCTTCCGCAGGTGAAGGTCGGCGACGACGCAGCCAGTCGCATCCGCTCGGGCAATCCCGTCATTCTGCGCGGCCGCGACGCCCCCGTCGAAGCGTCCGAGGCTTGCGTGACCGCGCATGGCAGGCTTGTGGCAATCGGCGCGATAGAGGCCGGCATGTTCAAGCCGAAGCGGGTCTTTTCGTTCTGA
- a CDS encoding Tim44/TimA family putative adaptor protein, with translation MDGTSETGISLWPAIAVAIGWAYLLVFQELHRRNSGDTSAKPTANTSKALAEIRSPAEQAFDAPLFLQQAGAAYEFILTRYAAGDMEKLAGLLDAEVFEAFSAETARRVSAGETMTLEFVALETCKIVDTEFDELEAAIRVRFESELFLSEGREAAEGDTTATTLLRAIDIWTFRREHSSNSPVWTLAATDSE, from the coding sequence ATGGATGGAACATCCGAGACCGGCATCAGTCTGTGGCCCGCGATAGCGGTGGCCATAGGCTGGGCCTATCTGCTGGTGTTCCAGGAACTGCACAGGCGCAACAGCGGGGACACTTCCGCCAAGCCGACGGCCAACACGTCGAAGGCGCTTGCCGAGATTCGCTCGCCGGCGGAGCAGGCTTTCGACGCGCCGCTGTTCCTCCAGCAGGCCGGTGCCGCCTACGAATTCATTCTCACGCGCTATGCAGCCGGCGACATGGAGAAACTGGCGGGCCTCCTGGACGCGGAGGTCTTCGAGGCCTTCTCGGCAGAGACGGCGCGACGCGTTTCAGCCGGTGAGACAATGACGCTGGAATTCGTGGCGCTCGAAACATGCAAGATCGTCGATACGGAATTCGATGAACTGGAGGCCGCGATCCGGGTGAGGTTCGAATCCGAACTTTTCCTTTCCGAAGGAAGAGAGGCCGCCGAGGGGGATACGACTGCAACCACGCTCCTTCGGGCGATCGATATCTGGACATTTCGGAGGGAGCATTCGTCGAACAGTCCCGTATGGACGCTTGCGGCGACGGATTCGGAGTGA
- a CDS encoding DUF488 domain-containing protein: MTTKHSVPGDPAERIRIKRIYETAGSEDGHRILIDRLWPRGMSKEHARLDGWEKGVAPSDDLRKWFQHKSERWAEFQERYRAELKEKDSELDALAAIARSGTLTLLYGAADEEHNNAVVLREVLLEREKQRDTGNE; encoded by the coding sequence ATGACGACGAAGCACAGCGTACCGGGAGATCCGGCCGAGCGCATACGGATCAAGCGGATTTACGAGACCGCTGGTAGTGAGGACGGCCACCGCATCCTGATCGATCGGCTGTGGCCGCGCGGCATGTCGAAGGAACATGCCCGGCTCGATGGCTGGGAGAAGGGCGTCGCGCCGAGCGACGATCTGCGCAAATGGTTCCAGCATAAGAGTGAGCGTTGGGCCGAATTCCAGGAGCGTTATCGGGCGGAACTGAAGGAAAAAGACAGCGAACTGGATGCGCTCGCCGCCATCGCGCGCTCGGGGACCCTCACGCTGCTCTACGGCGCAGCCGACGAGGAACACAATAATGCGGTCGTGCTGCGTGAAGTCCTGCTCGAACGGGAGAAGCAGCGCGATACAGGCAACGAATGA
- a CDS encoding LysR family transcriptional regulator: MDIDRARTFLEIVHTGSFLKAAERLHVTQTTVSARIRMLEEELGRRLFVRNRNGARLTSAGVEFERFAQMFVQVWERARQQLAVPSGKTGVVSLAAELSLWNPLLVEWMAGIRAGEPRLAVRAHVGVPDQLVEELRTGTLDVALLYSPQLLPGFEVEPLIEERLVLVRATARGPVPGSLSASPSGSPEEYVYVDWGPAFSAQHGAQSASFGEAGTFVGFGPLGLAYLLRAGGTGYFRRGMVTPFIEEGKLELVESAPSFTYPAFAVYPEDSKRRREVHSALAILRKYLASEAADQASLGSLAL, translated from the coding sequence ATGGATATCGATCGCGCCCGCACCTTCCTGGAGATCGTCCACACCGGCAGCTTCCTCAAGGCGGCCGAGCGCCTGCACGTGACGCAGACCACGGTCAGCGCGCGTATCCGCATGCTCGAGGAGGAACTCGGCCGCCGGCTCTTCGTGCGTAACCGCAACGGCGCGCGGCTGACCTCTGCGGGCGTCGAATTCGAACGGTTCGCGCAGATGTTCGTGCAGGTGTGGGAGCGGGCGCGGCAACAACTTGCCGTGCCTTCCGGCAAGACCGGCGTGGTCAGCCTCGCCGCCGAACTCAGCCTGTGGAATCCGCTGCTGGTCGAGTGGATGGCGGGGATAAGGGCCGGCGAGCCGCGGCTTGCCGTGCGCGCGCATGTCGGCGTTCCGGATCAGCTCGTGGAGGAACTCAGGACCGGGACGCTGGATGTCGCGCTTCTTTATTCGCCGCAGCTTCTCCCCGGCTTCGAGGTCGAGCCGCTGATCGAGGAGAGGCTTGTCCTCGTGCGGGCAACCGCGCGGGGCCCGGTCCCCGGATCGCTTTCAGCATCACCATCGGGATCGCCCGAGGAATATGTCTATGTGGATTGGGGGCCGGCCTTCTCTGCGCAGCATGGCGCCCAATCGGCCTCCTTTGGCGAGGCCGGTACCTTCGTCGGCTTCGGTCCCCTGGGGCTCGCCTATCTCCTGAGGGCGGGCGGCACAGGCTATTTCCGCCGCGGCATGGTGACGCCGTTCATCGAGGAGGGGAAACTGGAACTGGTGGAGAGCGCGCCGAGTTTCACGTATCCCGCCTTCGCCGTGTATCCCGAAGATTCCAAACGGCGGCGTGAGGTCCACTCCGCTCTCGCCATCCTGCGCAAATACCTGGCTTCGGAGGCCGCAGACCAGGCTTCGCTCGGCAGCCTGGCGCTATAG
- a CDS encoding D-amino acid dehydrogenase, whose translation MKVLVLGGGVIGVTTAYYLARSGHEVEVVERRDGPGEETSFANAGQVSPGYSSPWAGPGVPLKAVKWLTMQYGPLVIRPKLDPAMWLWMLKMLRNCTSARYAVNKARMVPIAEYSRDCLRALREETGIAYDDRARGTLQLFRTQKQLDGVGQDIDVLSEFGVAYEVLDRKGCIGAEPALAHARADFVGGLRLPGDETGDCRLFTIRLAKMAEELGVHFSYGTEFKGIVTKGRAVGEVMTSRGSRVADAYVMALGSYSPAAVRPLGLKVPVFPVKGYSITVPLADDAMAPVSTIMDETYKTAITRLGDRIRVGGTAELTGFDLTLRQPRREALEHSFTDMFPHGGDTTKATFWCGLRPMTPDGPPLVGATGIERLYLNTGHGTLGWTMSCGSASVLADVIGGKTPPVDMSALSLSRYAA comes from the coding sequence ATGAAGGTTCTGGTCCTCGGCGGCGGGGTCATCGGGGTGACGACGGCCTATTACCTTGCCCGTTCCGGTCACGAGGTGGAGGTCGTGGAACGCCGCGACGGGCCGGGGGAAGAGACGAGCTTCGCCAATGCCGGGCAGGTCTCGCCCGGCTATTCCTCGCCCTGGGCCGGACCCGGCGTGCCGCTGAAGGCCGTGAAATGGCTGACCATGCAGTACGGGCCGCTCGTGATCCGCCCCAAGCTCGATCCCGCCATGTGGCTGTGGATGCTCAAAATGCTGCGCAACTGCACCTCGGCGCGATACGCGGTGAACAAGGCGCGCATGGTGCCGATCGCCGAGTACAGCCGCGACTGCCTGCGGGCGCTGCGGGAAGAGACGGGCATCGCCTATGACGACCGTGCCCGCGGCACGCTGCAACTCTTCCGCACGCAGAAGCAGCTTGACGGTGTCGGCCAGGATATAGACGTGCTGAGCGAATTCGGTGTCGCCTATGAGGTGCTCGACCGCAAGGGCTGCATCGGCGCCGAGCCGGCCCTTGCCCATGCCAGGGCCGATTTCGTCGGCGGCCTCAGGCTTCCCGGCGACGAGACCGGCGATTGCCGGCTTTTCACCATCCGGCTGGCAAAGATGGCGGAAGAACTCGGCGTCCACTTTTCCTACGGTACCGAGTTCAAGGGGATCGTCACGAAGGGGCGTGCCGTGGGCGAGGTGATGACCTCGCGCGGGTCGCGCGTGGCCGACGCCTATGTCATGGCGCTGGGCAGCTATTCCCCGGCCGCGGTCAGGCCGCTCGGCCTCAAGGTCCCGGTCTTTCCGGTCAAGGGCTATTCCATCACCGTGCCGCTTGCCGACGACGCCATGGCGCCGGTCTCGACCATCATGGACGAAACCTACAAGACGGCCATCACCCGGCTGGGCGACAGGATTCGGGTCGGCGGCACCGCCGAACTGACCGGCTTCGACCTGACACTGAGACAGCCGAGGCGGGAAGCGCTGGAACATTCCTTCACGGATATGTTCCCGCATGGCGGCGATACGACGAAGGCCACGTTCTGGTGCGGTCTGCGCCCGATGACGCCGGACGGCCCGCCGCTCGTCGGCGCGACCGGCATCGAGCGTCTCTATCTGAACACCGGCCACGGCACGCTCGGCTGGACGATGTCCTGCGGGTCGGCAAGCGTCCTTGCCGATGTCATCGGCGGAAAGACACCGCCGGTCGATATGAGCGCGCTCAGCCTGTCGCGTTATGCGGCCTGA
- the rbfA gene encoding 30S ribosome-binding factor RbfA has translation MRSPRAGESSQRQLRIGEQVRHALSEVLQRGEVRDDLLQAAVLSVSEVRMSPDLKIATAFVSPIGATDDEAVVEALNRHARFIRGRLSPALRQMKYMPEVRFRLDTSFENFARIDRLLKSPEVARDLDEGENEESDE, from the coding sequence ATGAGATCACCACGCGCGGGCGAATCATCCCAGCGCCAGCTTCGTATCGGCGAGCAGGTGCGCCACGCTCTTTCGGAAGTGCTGCAGCGTGGAGAGGTGCGCGATGACCTCCTGCAGGCGGCGGTCCTGTCGGTCTCTGAGGTGCGCATGTCTCCCGACCTGAAGATTGCGACCGCCTTCGTCTCTCCGATCGGAGCGACGGACGACGAAGCCGTGGTCGAGGCGCTCAACCGCCATGCACGTTTCATCCGCGGGCGGCTTTCGCCGGCGCTCAGGCAGATGAAGTACATGCCGGAGGTCCGTTTCAGGCTCGATACCAGTTTCGAGAATTTCGCCAGGATCGACCGTTTGCTGAAGTCGCCCGAAGTGGCGCGCGATCTCGACGAGGGCGAAAATGAGGAAAGCGACGAATGA
- a CDS encoding acyloxyacyl hydrolase — MSRANRLFVALAALCGMLAACPASAKDRYLFPGFGLIGKYSNKFELRLGVAAYDTGIFTTHSFNGTVINGELLFPSPDFLSAIGSPRPMIGVDIATASHAIHFAYLGLNWDAHFTDRLYATWSMGGAITSANDLEHSTRYKNLGCKVLFHLGAGLGYDLSEHVSVELYADHFSNADLCTPNNGAESAGIRFAYRF, encoded by the coding sequence ATGTCCAGGGCCAATCGGCTTTTCGTTGCGCTGGCGGCGTTATGCGGAATGCTGGCGGCCTGTCCGGCAAGCGCCAAGGACCGCTATCTCTTCCCCGGCTTCGGGCTTATCGGAAAATACTCGAACAAATTCGAGTTGCGCCTAGGCGTCGCCGCCTACGATACGGGCATTTTCACCACGCATAGTTTCAATGGCACGGTGATAAACGGTGAACTGCTCTTTCCCTCGCCGGACTTCCTCTCCGCGATCGGCTCGCCACGGCCGATGATCGGCGTCGATATCGCAACCGCCTCCCACGCCATCCATTTCGCCTATCTCGGCCTGAACTGGGACGCTCATTTCACCGACCGGCTCTACGCCACCTGGAGCATGGGCGGGGCGATAACCTCGGCGAACGACCTCGAGCATTCGACGCGCTACAAGAATCTCGGCTGCAAGGTGCTCTTCCACCTCGGCGCCGGCCTCGGCTACGACCTCTCCGAACATGTGTCAGTGGAACTCTATGCCGACCATTTCTCGAACGCCGACCTGTGCACGCCGAACAACGGCGCGGAATCCGCAGGCATCCGCTTCGCCTATCGGTTCTGA
- the rnk gene encoding nucleoside diphosphate kinase regulator encodes MAPQTNKRRKPSIAITRSDHERLSRLAESVSSRNPELADELFAELDRARVVADKALAPGVVRMGSTLRFSTDAESRTVTLVFPGEADIAEGKISILTPIGAALIGLSAGQSIDWTARDGRTHRLTVEDVKAPGAAPERTSELSAAS; translated from the coding sequence ATGGCTCCCCAGACGAATAAGCGGCGCAAGCCGTCCATCGCCATTACCCGTTCGGACCACGAGCGGTTGTCGCGCCTTGCCGAGTCCGTCTCGTCGCGCAACCCCGAGCTTGCGGACGAACTCTTCGCCGAATTGGACCGGGCGCGCGTAGTTGCCGACAAGGCGCTTGCGCCGGGCGTGGTCCGCATGGGCTCTACCCTTCGCTTCTCGACGGATGCCGAGAGCCGCACGGTGACGCTGGTGTTCCCCGGTGAAGCGGATATCGCCGAAGGCAAGATCTCAATCCTGACCCCGATCGGCGCGGCGCTAATCGGCCTTTCCGCCGGACAGTCCATCGATTGGACGGCCCGCGACGGCCGTACGCATCGGCTCACCGTCGAGGACGTGAAAGCGCCCGGTGCCGCACCGGAGCGGACGAGCGAACTGTCCGCCGCATCGTGA
- a CDS encoding XdhC family protein, producing MKNSEGHWEIFDDYVLDFALENMRNGVRTAIVTLVEVDGSSPWRPGAQMAVTETGQWVGYLSGGCIERAVAAEVCNAFAKGKPRRVRYGRGSPYLDIQLPCGSAIELVMDIGVTIEELARVDGLLRQRKEATLAIPDPVQSHGTGTSVGPFLRRYLPRRRLAVAGIGPVTVQLARLARTSGFDVLAAAPDEATLGAISDSGIKTLPIHLSGDGAGFEIDARTAVVLAFHDHEWETGLLPRILKSDAFYIGAMGSVRTHQLRIERLKADGVTASAIGRIRSPAGVLSGTKGATDIAISILAEIVQEEARTIGPSLLVDPDAREPTPGKLMETVTSLADCPAGAPGRSDWH from the coding sequence ATGAAGAACAGCGAAGGCCATTGGGAAATCTTCGACGATTACGTGCTCGATTTCGCACTCGAAAACATGCGCAACGGCGTACGCACCGCCATCGTCACGCTGGTCGAGGTCGACGGTTCCTCGCCCTGGCGTCCCGGCGCGCAGATGGCGGTCACCGAAACCGGGCAATGGGTCGGCTATCTCTCCGGAGGCTGCATCGAACGTGCGGTGGCGGCGGAAGTGTGCAACGCGTTCGCAAAAGGCAAGCCGCGCAGGGTGCGCTACGGTAGGGGTTCGCCCTATCTGGATATCCAGTTGCCGTGCGGCAGCGCCATCGAACTCGTCATGGATATCGGCGTCACCATCGAGGAACTCGCACGGGTGGATGGGCTCCTGCGCCAGCGCAAGGAGGCGACGCTTGCCATCCCCGATCCCGTCCAGTCGCACGGTACGGGCACTTCTGTTGGCCCCTTCCTGCGGCGCTATCTGCCGAGGCGACGGCTCGCGGTCGCGGGTATTGGCCCGGTGACGGTGCAACTTGCTAGGCTCGCCAGGACCAGCGGCTTCGACGTGCTGGCGGCGGCGCCGGATGAGGCCACGCTCGGCGCGATCAGCGATTCGGGTATCAAGACGCTGCCGATCCATCTTAGCGGCGACGGGGCCGGGTTCGAGATCGACGCCAGGACTGCCGTCGTGCTCGCTTTCCACGACCATGAATGGGAAACCGGCCTTTTGCCGCGCATCCTGAAGTCCGACGCGTTCTATATCGGCGCGATGGGAAGCGTCAGGACGCATCAATTGCGTATCGAACGCCTAAAGGCGGACGGCGTTACTGCATCTGCGATCGGCCGGATCAGGAGCCCTGCCGGCGTTCTTTCGGGAACGAAGGGCGCCACCGACATCGCCATTTCGATCCTCGCCGAAATCGTGCAGGAAGAGGCAAGGACGATCGGCCCGAGCCTGCTCGTCGATCCGGACGCACGGGAGCCGACCCCTGGCAAACTGATGGAGACCGTCACCTCGCTTGCCGACTGCCCCGCCGGCGCACCGGGCCGAAGCGACTGGCACTAA
- a CDS encoding nucleoside-diphosphate kinase, translating to MSPDACILTTKDLTILEIMLDRCLGRDDPLAPVLRRKMASATIVFRDDVPADVATLNSRVTFSVDGRETDTRVISHESSGSSVGLFLPVTSARGLALIGMSEGQTARLVRRDGTEETIVLEKVPYQPEADRREKEKKASGQVSAERRPALRLIRGAYYGEPRPVAGGTGGGCDDPGPSAA from the coding sequence ATGTCGCCAGATGCCTGTATCCTCACCACCAAGGACCTCACGATCCTCGAAATCATGCTCGACCGCTGCCTCGGCCGCGACGACCCGCTGGCGCCTGTCCTGCGCAGGAAGATGGCGTCGGCGACGATCGTGTTCCGCGACGACGTTCCAGCCGATGTCGCGACCCTCAACAGCCGGGTCACCTTCAGCGTCGACGGGCGCGAGACCGACACGCGGGTGATCTCGCACGAATCGTCGGGATCTTCCGTCGGCCTTTTCCTTCCGGTGACTTCGGCGCGTGGGCTGGCGCTGATCGGCATGTCGGAAGGGCAGACGGCGCGCCTTGTCCGCCGCGACGGCACCGAGGAGACGATCGTTCTGGAAAAGGTGCCCTACCAGCCCGAGGCCGACCGACGGGAAAAGGAAAAGAAGGCAAGCGGGCAGGTGTCGGCCGAGCGGCGTCCTGCGCTCCGGTTGATCCGCGGAGCCTATTACGGCGAGCCGCGCCCCGTTGCCGGCGGGACGGGCGGTGGCTGCGACGATCCGGGCCCATCGGCGGCCTGA
- the ctaD gene encoding cytochrome c oxidase subunit I: MPDDTASQAAPHIPHEASHDSDRPPFVTRWFFSTNHKDIGTLYLCFAMLAGILGTGLSVAMRMELQEPGLQYFADPNTYNVLVTSHGLVMIFFVIMPALIGGFGNWLVPLMIGAPDMAFPRMNNISFWLLVASFVLFMISLFVPGAAGSDGHSGGWTLYPPYSTVGQPGPAVDLVIFSIHLSGAASVLGAINFITTIFNMRAPGMTLFKMPLFAWSMLVDAFMLLFALPVLAGAVTMLLTDRNFGTTFFEPSGGGDPILYQHLFWFFGHPEVYIMILPAFGIVSHVISTFSKKPIFGYLGMVWAMVAIGAIGFVVWAHHMYTTGISLDSQRYFAFASMVIAVPTGIKVFSWLATMWGGSITFRVPMLWATGFVLLFTIGGVTGVVLANPGIDHSLQDTYYVVAHFHYVLSLGAAFAIFAGFYFWFPKMTGYLMSENLGRLHFWLTFIGVNLVFFPQHFLGLAGMPRRYADYPDAFAGWNLISSIGSYISALGLAVFFFAVAEAFVRKRQAGANPWGVGATTLEWTLTSPPPFHQFNELPRIR, encoded by the coding sequence ATGCCTGACGACACGGCCTCCCAGGCCGCCCCACACATACCTCATGAGGCCAGCCATGATTCGGACCGGCCGCCCTTCGTGACCCGCTGGTTCTTTTCGACCAACCACAAGGACATCGGAACGCTCTATCTCTGCTTCGCGATGCTTGCGGGCATATTGGGCACCGGCCTTTCCGTCGCCATGCGCATGGAACTTCAGGAACCGGGCCTGCAATATTTCGCCGATCCCAACACCTACAACGTGCTCGTCACGTCACACGGGCTGGTGATGATCTTCTTCGTCATCATGCCGGCGTTGATCGGCGGCTTCGGGAACTGGCTCGTCCCGCTCATGATCGGCGCGCCGGACATGGCCTTCCCGCGCATGAACAACATTTCCTTCTGGCTGCTCGTCGCCTCCTTCGTGCTGTTCATGATTTCGCTTTTCGTCCCCGGGGCTGCCGGCTCGGACGGGCATAGCGGCGGCTGGACGCTCTACCCGCCCTACTCCACTGTCGGCCAGCCAGGCCCCGCGGTCGATCTCGTGATCTTCTCGATCCATCTTTCGGGTGCCGCCTCGGTACTCGGGGCGATCAATTTCATCACGACCATCTTCAACATGCGCGCGCCTGGCATGACGCTTTTCAAGATGCCGCTCTTCGCCTGGTCGATGCTGGTGGACGCCTTCATGCTGCTTTTCGCGCTGCCGGTTCTGGCGGGCGCCGTCACCATGCTCCTTACCGACAGGAATTTCGGCACCACGTTCTTCGAGCCGTCGGGAGGCGGCGACCCGATCCTCTACCAGCACCTTTTCTGGTTCTTCGGGCATCCGGAGGTCTACATCATGATCCTTCCGGCTTTCGGCATCGTCAGCCACGTCATCTCCACCTTCTCGAAGAAGCCGATCTTCGGCTATCTCGGCATGGTGTGGGCGATGGTCGCCATCGGCGCCATCGGCTTCGTCGTCTGGGCCCACCATATGTATACGACCGGCATCTCGCTCGATTCGCAGCGCTATTTCGCCTTCGCCTCGATGGTCATCGCCGTTCCGACAGGCATCAAGGTCTTCTCCTGGCTGGCGACGATGTGGGGCGGGTCGATCACCTTCCGTGTGCCGATGCTGTGGGCGACCGGCTTCGTGCTGCTCTTCACCATCGGCGGCGTGACCGGCGTGGTGCTGGCCAATCCCGGCATCGACCACTCGCTTCAGGACACCTACTACGTCGTGGCGCATTTCCACTACGTGCTCTCGCTCGGCGCCGCCTTCGCCATCTTCGCGGGCTTCTATTTCTGGTTCCCGAAGATGACCGGTTATCTGATGAGCGAGAATCTCGGGCGGCTGCATTTCTGGCTGACCTTCATCGGCGTCAATCTGGTGTTCTTCCCGCAGCACTTCCTCGGCCTCGCCGGAATGCCCCGGCGCTATGCCGACTATCCGGACGCCTTCGCCGGCTGGAACCTGATCTCCTCGATCGGTTCCTACATCTCGGCGCTCGGGCTGGCGGTGTTCTTCTTCGCGGTCGCCGAGGCGTTCGTGCGCAAGCGGCAGGCCGGAGCGAACCCGTGGGGCGTCGGTGCGACGACACTGGAATGGACCCTGACGTCGCCGCCGCCATTCCACCAGTTCAACGAGTTGCCCCGGATCCGCTGA